One window of Mangrovibacterium diazotrophicum genomic DNA carries:
- a CDS encoding alpha/beta hydrolase: MKRLLPLFGLLFTMQLLAQLPTEQLLYPNGITDNPVTYPEAEMFVDSGVPAQSLSGLNRVYRFVTTPSYLIFPAKPELNRHLAVVIFPGGGLRNVWLDKEGTDIALWLSQQGITCMVVKYRTNWRDEDNDWIIDFDDYKGAVYQDACTSMLTLKALADSLNFDADKVGMMGFSAGGWLAERMIYKYYEGAYEWNPAFVALIYHGNNARLIKSADNPEKIPPVFMAIAENDEKLPFDKVISYLETVEQKVPHSELWVYPDGHHGFGLAYDESLEVSNWKKAFVHWVDQFR, encoded by the coding sequence ATGAAAAGACTACTACCACTCTTCGGCCTGCTGTTCACGATGCAACTGCTGGCCCAACTTCCCACCGAACAACTCTTGTATCCCAACGGCATTACCGATAATCCGGTCACATACCCGGAGGCGGAGATGTTCGTCGACTCGGGTGTTCCTGCGCAGTCATTGTCGGGTTTAAACCGTGTTTACCGATTCGTTACAACGCCCAGTTATCTAATCTTTCCGGCCAAACCCGAACTGAACCGACACCTGGCTGTGGTTATTTTTCCCGGTGGCGGCCTGCGCAATGTGTGGCTCGATAAAGAAGGAACCGATATTGCTTTGTGGCTTAGCCAGCAGGGCATTACCTGCATGGTGGTGAAATACCGAACCAACTGGCGGGATGAAGATAATGACTGGATCATCGACTTCGACGATTACAAAGGAGCTGTTTACCAGGATGCCTGCACCAGTATGCTAACATTGAAAGCGCTGGCCGACAGTTTGAACTTCGATGCCGACAAAGTTGGAATGATGGGCTTTTCGGCCGGTGGCTGGCTGGCCGAACGCATGATTTACAAATATTACGAAGGCGCCTACGAATGGAACCCGGCCTTTGTGGCGCTGATTTATCATGGTAACAACGCCCGGCTGATCAAAAGTGCAGACAATCCGGAAAAGATTCCTCCCGTTTTTATGGCTATTGCTGAAAACGATGAGAAACTACCCTTTGATAAAGTGATCTCCTACCTGGAAACGGTTGAGCAGAAAGTGCCTCATTCCGAATTGTGGGTCTATCCCGATGGTCACCACGGCTTTGGCCTGGCCTACGACGAAAGTCTGGAAGTCTCGAACTGGAAGAAAGCTTTCGTCCATTGGGTAGATCAGTTTCGCTAG
- a CDS encoding YybH family protein, translating to MKQFFLFVVMATLLVACQQPNPEAEKANVEAAINDFYSAAQKFDYETMKTFCTPDFSAFEDGMKFESLDDFMGLFKGIEGSTVVMKLNFVSTDVSGNMASSIVEFDASFTNGPAVIHFLTYEDYILKKVNNKWLLSYFHSSHLPNPEDTDYASVHLLKVPDDAALDELSGTIGKLNEAISSLGYWDCGYKLLQIKEDKSDTYNYFIRGNWKNPEIYKIIHDSDAFNNVADSIPESVSGVLKTQLYVKVGKIE from the coding sequence ATGAAACAGTTTTTCCTATTCGTGGTCATGGCAACTTTGCTCGTTGCCTGTCAGCAGCCCAATCCGGAGGCAGAAAAGGCCAATGTAGAAGCTGCCATCAACGACTTTTATTCCGCAGCGCAAAAATTCGATTATGAAACGATGAAGACATTCTGCACGCCCGACTTTTCTGCTTTCGAAGACGGGATGAAGTTTGAAAGCCTGGACGATTTCATGGGGTTATTTAAGGGTATTGAAGGTTCAACCGTTGTAATGAAGCTCAACTTTGTCAGCACAGATGTATCCGGCAACATGGCAAGTTCAATCGTGGAGTTTGATGCCAGCTTCACCAACGGGCCGGCGGTCATTCACTTTCTGACCTATGAAGATTACATTCTGAAAAAGGTAAATAACAAATGGTTGTTGAGCTACTTCCACAGCTCTCATTTACCAAATCCCGAAGATACCGACTACGCCAGTGTTCACCTGTTAAAAGTACCTGACGATGCTGCGCTGGATGAACTAAGCGGAACAATCGGAAAACTAAACGAAGCGATTTCTTCACTTGGTTACTGGGATTGCGGCTACAAGCTGCTGCAAATAAAAGAAGACAAGAGTGATACGTACAACTATTTCATTCGCGGAAATTGGAAAAATCCGGAGATCTACAAAATAATTCACGACAGCGACGCTTTCAACAATGTGGCCGACAGCATCCCAGAATCGGTAAGCGGCGTGCTGAAAACTCAGCTTTACGTGAAAGTTGGAAAAATTGAATAA
- a CDS encoding DUF4231 domain-containing protein, translating to MQQKTDDFDYDAIDYAFYDIGGSDGRYGTDNQKKELEELPIEIQNKIQELENWANSNSKQAKRNLLWFWILKIPAIVFSATTGILALLEFNILAAILGSISSLCILIDGLFPRGTMRNLQIKAVYEIKWLQNEIVDRWRIGVGDKQTLTREIIFLCMNECKRINSYLISSEMINSDKTVRQAE from the coding sequence ATGCAGCAAAAAACAGACGACTTCGACTATGATGCTATTGACTATGCTTTTTACGACATAGGAGGAAGTGATGGCAGATACGGCACTGACAATCAAAAAAAGGAGCTGGAAGAATTACCAATAGAGATTCAAAACAAAATCCAGGAATTGGAAAACTGGGCGAATTCCAATTCAAAGCAAGCCAAACGAAACCTGCTTTGGTTCTGGATTTTAAAGATTCCGGCAATAGTTTTTTCTGCAACCACCGGAATTTTAGCTTTGTTGGAGTTTAATATTTTAGCCGCGATTCTGGGGAGTATATCCAGTTTATGCATCTTAATTGACGGGTTGTTTCCCAGGGGCACCATGCGCAACTTACAGATCAAAGCGGTTTACGAAATTAAGTGGCTACAAAATGAAATCGTAGATCGCTGGAGAATTGGCGTCGGCGACAAACAAACTTTAACAAGAGAGATCATATTTCTATGCATGAATGAATGCAAACGAATAAACAGCTATTTAATCAGCTCGGAAATGATTAATTCGGATAAAACTGTCAGGCAAGCAGAATAG